One window of Centropristis striata isolate RG_2023a ecotype Rhode Island chromosome 21, C.striata_1.0, whole genome shotgun sequence genomic DNA carries:
- the LOC131959435 gene encoding somatostatin receptor type 2 produces the protein MDTSFLSDQDYNLTYVDEHFFFEDNINGFGITMAILYLVVCILGIAGNSLVIIAILKLDKMSSSTTVYIFNLALADGLFMVGLPFIAFQNFQNHWMFGDVACKVVMVLDGINQFTSVFCLTAMSIDRYMALADPLRFSRWRTPRWAKIVSAFLWLFSLLTILPMALHFSAERGLCIPDLVSDAWWLGVLSYTFVMGFALPFTVMTASYAALLLTLRSQRLRATTPNQESHRLERQVTKMVIAVVVVFGMCWLPFYTFNFCSLYQSGLVVTFARAFEFVVLLSYSWSCANPILYACLSDTFRRHFRTLLCPAAKSSPSMQCNTERYDLNDTVVRDVTILA, from the coding sequence ATGGACACCTCATTTTTATCAGATCAAGACTACAATCTCACCTATGTGGATGAGCATTTTTTCTTTGAGGACAATATTAATGGCTTTGGCATCACCATGGCCATACTCTACTTGGTAGTTTGCATTCTGGGAATTGCTGGGAACTCCCTtgtcattattgccattttGAAATTGGACAAAATGTCATCTTCCACAACGGTGTACATTTTCAACCTGGCGCTTGCTGACGGACTCTTCATGGTTGGTCTTCCCTTCATAGCGTTCCAGAACTTCCAGAACCATTGGATGTTTGGCGACGTAGCGTGCAAAGTGGTGATGGTTTTGGATGGCATCAACCAGTTCACCAGCGTCTTCTGTCTGACGGCTATGAGCATCGACCGATACATGGCGCTGGCCGACCCGCTTCGGTTCTCCCGGTGGAGAACGCCACGCTGGGCCAAGATCGTTTCGGCATTCCTGTGGCTGTTCTCGCTCCTCACCATCCTCCCCATGGCACTTCACTTCTCAGCCGAGCGAGGCCTGTGCATACCTGACCTCGTGTCGGACGCCTGGTGGCTCGGCGTCTTGTCTTACACCTTCGTCATGGGCTTTGCTTTGCCCTTCACGGTCATGACGGCCTCCTACGCAGCGCTGCTGCTCACCCTGAGGTCCCAGCGGCTCCGAGCGACGACGCCGAACCAGGAGAGCCACCGATTGGAGCGACAGGTCACCAAAATGGTGATCGCAGTGGTGGTGGTGTTCGGGATGTGCTGGCTGCCGTTTTACACCTTCAACTTCTGCTCGCTGTATCAAAGCGGCCTGGTCGTGACCTTCGCCAGAGCTTTTGAGTTTGTGGTCTTACTGTCGTACTCATGGAGCTGTGCTAACCCCATCCTCTACGCCTGCCTCTCCGACACCTTCAGGAGGCACTTCCGCACACTCCTCTGCCCTGCCGCCAAGTCATCTCCCAGCATGCAGTGCAACACTGAACGGTATGACTTAAATGACACAGTTGTGCGCGATGTCACTATCCTGGCATAG